A single Phycisphaeraceae bacterium DNA region contains:
- a CDS encoding FAD binding domain-containing protein: MNRFAYAQPATYTEAAALAKSTKYSLPVLKAGGMDIVDHLKEGLIEPDLVIDIKRLRQDGAKGPVSEAPGEGGATVIRIEAGSTLSDLAASALLRDKAPGLCQAIEWAATPQVRNTATAAGNLLQRPRCWYYRNAQFDCLKKGGSTCFAKEGENKFHAIFGDGPCYIVHPSNLALALSATNGTVHLVGSERSSLPVKDLYHLPERGIRSEHNLNPGEVVTHLTLSPAPASGFYAVKEKQSFDWPLVMAFVTLDLSGETITSARVWAGAVAPIPWELPAVARAFAGLKVTDDAGLRKAASLCVQGANPLSDNAYKLRLLPVAVHRAALRAAGRLTEVHS; encoded by the coding sequence ATGAACCGCTTCGCGTATGCACAGCCGGCGACGTACACCGAGGCCGCGGCGCTCGCCAAGAGCACGAAGTACTCGCTCCCGGTCCTCAAGGCCGGCGGCATGGACATCGTCGACCACCTCAAGGAAGGGCTCATCGAGCCCGACCTGGTTATTGATATCAAGCGGCTCCGGCAGGACGGCGCGAAGGGGCCGGTCAGCGAGGCCCCAGGCGAAGGCGGCGCGACGGTCATCAGGATCGAGGCCGGCTCGACGCTGAGCGACCTGGCCGCCTCGGCACTGCTCCGCGACAAGGCCCCGGGCCTGTGCCAGGCCATCGAGTGGGCCGCCACGCCCCAGGTCCGCAACACCGCGACCGCCGCGGGAAACCTCCTCCAGCGTCCACGTTGCTGGTACTACCGCAACGCCCAGTTCGACTGCCTCAAGAAGGGCGGCAGCACCTGCTTCGCGAAGGAGGGCGAGAACAAGTTCCACGCCATCTTCGGCGACGGACCCTGCTACATCGTCCACCCATCAAACCTGGCCCTGGCGTTGTCGGCCACGAACGGCACGGTCCATCTCGTCGGATCGGAGCGGTCATCGCTCCCGGTGAAGGACCTCTACCACCTGCCCGAGAGGGGAATCCGCAGCGAGCACAACCTCAACCCCGGCGAGGTAGTCACGCACCTGACGCTCTCCCCGGCGCCCGCCAGCGGCTTCTACGCCGTCAAGGAGAAGCAGTCGTTCGACTGGCCGCTGGTCATGGCCTTCGTGACGCTCGACCTGAGCGGCGAGACCATCACCTCGGCACGCGTCTGGGCCGGCGCCGTCGCGCCCATACCGTGGGAACTCCCCGCCGTTGCCAGGGCGTTCGCCGGCCTCAAGGTCACCGACGACGCCGGTCTGCGAAAGGCGGCCTCGCTCTGCGTCCAGGGCGCGAACCCGCTCTCCGACAACGCCTACAAACTCCGGCTCCTCCCCGTGGCGGTCCACCGCGCAGCGCTCCGCGCCGCCGGTCGGCTGACGGAGGTTCACTCATGA
- a CDS encoding xanthine dehydrogenase family protein molybdopterin-binding subunit, protein MTAEPTISPIMPTTNRPMNLGSAVSDQASRLDGPAKVTGRAKYGRDVYVPNSLFVKFIRCPWGNADLASIDQAAAEKTPGIIEVVLSGKSGQYDGATIGYLVGESPAAIRRAARALNAKWKLGPVQTRITDSIDTADEPATPADFDGADKVLNAVYTTEVQTHACLETHGASVDYRGDSATVFSSTQGTFSARDGLDDALGLPRSKYQLVCEFVGGGFGSKLFGAGKEGVTAAKVAAKHKRPTYLFVDRREEHLDTGNRPNCRVSVKVGFKNDGTVVGGTVRSWGGTGVAGQGGGVGVPTGRYPIELQQQHKNVKTNAGPPRPTRAPGQPQASFVEELMLEEIATACGLDALDYRMNLDQDAERREMMKLGADLISWKDRRPTGSQTGPLRRGFGLAVTSWHKSPAKVGAEVFINPDGSVEARTGTQDIGTGTRTGAGVMAADGLGIPLDLVSVAIGRSGLPPGPASGGSVTMPNLAPAMYVAATDARAQLLQIVANLSAADPAELSVSNGLILRRGEKLMTWHEACTRIGPDGILGRGASDSEEAKKMRARGSTNGVQLVDLEVDAETGVIRLNRVIAIQACGKAVCRKTAESQIIGAVIQGLSFALFENRVLDRNNGAMVNANLEMYKILGPNDMPHIEPILWPSKQTTFGPMGEPPVVPTAGAMACAVFNAIGSPVRDLPITPDKVLAAVGQGATS, encoded by the coding sequence ATGACCGCCGAACCGACCATCTCCCCGATCATGCCGACCACGAATCGGCCGATGAACCTCGGCTCCGCGGTCAGCGACCAGGCCTCGCGACTCGACGGCCCCGCCAAGGTCACCGGCCGGGCCAAGTACGGGCGCGATGTGTACGTCCCCAACAGCCTGTTCGTGAAGTTCATCCGCTGCCCCTGGGGCAACGCGGATCTGGCCTCCATCGACCAGGCCGCCGCGGAGAAGACCCCGGGCATCATCGAGGTGGTCCTCTCGGGCAAGTCCGGCCAGTACGACGGCGCGACCATCGGTTACCTCGTCGGCGAGTCGCCCGCCGCGATCCGGCGCGCCGCCCGCGCGCTGAACGCCAAGTGGAAACTCGGGCCCGTCCAGACCCGCATCACCGATTCGATCGACACCGCCGACGAGCCCGCGACGCCGGCCGACTTCGATGGCGCGGACAAGGTCCTGAACGCCGTGTACACCACGGAGGTGCAGACGCACGCCTGCCTGGAGACCCACGGAGCCTCGGTGGATTACCGCGGCGACTCCGCCACCGTCTTCTCCTCGACGCAGGGCACCTTCTCGGCCCGCGATGGGCTCGACGACGCTCTGGGCCTGCCCCGCTCGAAGTACCAGCTCGTCTGCGAGTTTGTCGGCGGCGGCTTCGGGTCCAAGCTCTTTGGCGCCGGCAAGGAGGGCGTGACCGCCGCCAAGGTCGCCGCGAAGCACAAGCGGCCGACGTACCTCTTTGTTGACCGGCGCGAGGAACACCTCGACACGGGCAACCGCCCGAACTGCCGCGTGTCGGTGAAGGTCGGCTTCAAGAACGACGGCACCGTCGTCGGCGGCACTGTCCGTTCGTGGGGCGGAACCGGAGTGGCCGGGCAGGGCGGGGGCGTCGGCGTCCCGACGGGCCGATACCCGATCGAACTCCAGCAGCAGCACAAGAACGTCAAGACCAACGCCGGGCCGCCCAGGCCCACCCGCGCCCCCGGCCAGCCCCAGGCCTCGTTCGTCGAGGAACTGATGCTCGAGGAGATCGCGACCGCCTGCGGCCTCGATGCGCTCGACTACCGCATGAACCTCGATCAGGACGCCGAGCGGCGCGAGATGATGAAACTCGGCGCCGACCTCATCTCCTGGAAGGACCGCCGGCCCACCGGTTCGCAGACCGGCCCGCTCCGGCGCGGCTTCGGGCTCGCCGTGACCTCCTGGCACAAGAGCCCCGCCAAGGTCGGGGCCGAGGTGTTCATCAATCCCGACGGCTCCGTGGAGGCCCGCACCGGCACCCAGGACATCGGAACAGGTACCCGCACCGGCGCCGGTGTCATGGCCGCGGACGGCCTTGGCATCCCGCTCGACCTCGTCAGCGTCGCGATCGGTCGCTCCGGCCTGCCGCCCGGTCCCGCCTCCGGCGGATCCGTGACGATGCCCAACCTCGCCCCGGCGATGTACGTCGCGGCGACTGACGCCAGGGCCCAGCTCCTGCAGATCGTCGCCAACCTCTCCGCCGCCGACCCCGCGGAACTCAGCGTGAGCAACGGCCTGATCCTCCGCCGCGGCGAGAAACTCATGACCTGGCACGAGGCCTGCACCCGGATCGGCCCCGATGGCATTCTCGGTCGCGGCGCTTCGGACTCCGAAGAAGCCAAGAAGATGCGGGCCCGCGGCTCCACCAACGGCGTGCAGCTGGTCGACCTTGAGGTCGATGCGGAGACGGGCGTGATCCGCCTGAACCGCGTCATCGCGATCCAGGCCTGCGGCAAGGCGGTCTGCCGCAAGACCGCGGAGAGCCAGATCATCGGCGCGGTAATCCAGGGGCTCTCCTTCGCGCTCTTCGAGAACCGCGTGCTGGATCGCAACAACGGAGCGATGGTCAACGCCAACCTCGAGATGTACAAGATCCTCGGCCCCAACGACATGCCCCACATCGAGCCCATCCTCTGGCCGAGCAAGCAGACAACCTTCGGCCCGATGGGCGAGCCGCCGGTGGTCCCCACCGCGGGAGCCATGGCGTGCGCCGTCTTCAACGCCATCGGGTCACCGGTCCGCGACCTGCCGATCACGCCCGACAAGGTGCTCGCCGCCGTCGGACAGGGAGCGACGTCATGA